One part of the Olleya sp. YS genome encodes these proteins:
- a CDS encoding sigma-70 family RNA polymerase sigma factor codes for MAQSLHDNICDKIKFEAFFKRHAKNLHDFLYYKFGDRLNPEDKAQEAFIKLWENCKKVSPDKAKSYVFTIANNLMLNEAAHQKVVLKHQKLKRTNQTNESPEFLMQEDEYRKKLEQAIANLTEAQRIAFLMNRVEGKRFKEIAQLLDISTKAVEKRIYGALKKLREEIEGI; via the coding sequence ATGGCTCAATCGTTACACGATAATATTTGTGATAAAATAAAATTTGAAGCGTTTTTTAAGCGACACGCCAAAAACCTTCATGACTTTTTGTATTATAAGTTTGGAGATAGGTTAAATCCAGAAGACAAAGCGCAAGAAGCCTTTATTAAACTTTGGGAAAACTGTAAAAAAGTGAGTCCTGATAAAGCCAAAAGTTATGTATTTACTATTGCTAATAATTTAATGTTAAATGAAGCTGCGCATCAAAAAGTAGTACTAAAACATCAAAAACTAAAACGCACTAATCAGACCAATGAGTCTCCGGAATTTTTAATGCAGGAAGACGAGTATCGTAAAAAATTAGAACAGGCAATTGCTAATTTAACAGAAGCACAACGTATTGCTTTTTTAATGAATCGTGTAGAAGGAAAACGCTTTAAAGAGATTGCACAGTTATTAGACATTAGCACTAAAGCGGTAGAAAAACGAATTTATGGTGCTTTAAAAAAATTAAGAGAAGAAATAGAAGGTATATAG